CAACCATATAAAATGTTATACATTGGCGTACACAAACAACCataacaaaagtaaaaacagtgaggtttctgaaaaaaacagtgtaaGCACTCTTATGAACAAGAAGCGGTGCGCTCACGTGAAGGCGGGACCGCATAGGGTGCGAGTGCACGCGCACGCATTGAATGATGATGGTACAATGATACAATTAGACAATGATACAATTAGAAATGCAAGCAAAGTAAATACCCTATGTTTAGTAAACATACACTATGTTTAGGCTATACATAGGAGTGAAACGgcgtttctcctggaccacggtgCGAACGTAGAGGACACATATAAGGCTACTAACACAATGCTAGTAATACTACTATACTCTATACATACTATATGTACAGTCAATAATTCTACTGCTACGGCTACAATGCGCAACAtggcatgagctgtaaacactgttggAGCGAGCGGAATCGAGGTGGTCCCACACTGTGTTTACAGCGATGCcttatgctgtgtgtgtgaccagTCGCATTTCAGAGATAGGAAACAGTGTGTTTCTTATTATAATTACATAATGTtcttgaaatgtgtgttttttaatgtgctGAAAGGGAGTCTTACGGCCATTGCGTTTGGTatttaattaatgaaacacTGCAACACGTCTGAGCTTCCTAGAAATTGCCAAAGATATGTTAAGAATAATTCCTAATAGTCTGTTAATCTTTCAAGCCTGTTTGTGTACAATTTATTACATACTGGCTGCATATCTTTATCCAATATTGGAGGAATGCGTGGAATAAAATGGTCATATTTCTATCATTGATGggcaacacagtggcacagcgagtagcgctgctgtctcacagcacctgggtggtgtgataggacatgggttcgatccccactcggtctgtgaggagttcgcatgttctccccatgtctgcgtgagtttcctgtgggtgctctggtttcctcccacagtccaaagacatgctgttcaggatcacccatagtgtgcgagtgaccgAGAGAGCGTGTCCCACTGGTGTATGGACACACACAGTAGATTCGGTCAGAAGTCAGATCACAAACAGTGTAACTTCCTTGCACGTAGTTGCCCTTACTGCGAGGTACAGTGCGCACGCCGCCCAAATTCAGTGCATCACTTACAAATACGTATTGCTGGTTTTGTGCAATTTTTCCTGTTGTCGTCATCCACAAATCAAGCAAAAGCAACCCCCCATAAGCCAACTGCTGTTTCTTTACAGTCAGGTTATACAGTATGGCAGCATgcagaacatctgcagcagaagctggaggCCCTGGCAGCCAACCGACAACCTGTGGACTCTAAAGACTGGAGGTGCTTTTACGGCATAGtaaagtacaaaaaatgtattattttggaAAGACGTTAAAACTGTCCATACATAaatatgtcatattttcatacaGACTGACTTGAAAAATTAGTACAGGAAAACCTCCCTTGTGCTCTTTCCTAACAACCAATTACTGTGCCCATTTTCCTGACCAATCGGAACAGAGGTCTttgacaaccaatcagaaacggCCATGTTTTGACGTTAGCAATAGTGCTGCGCATGCGGCAAACCTAGGAGAAAACACGAGAAAAGCAGTACTTGTTTGGAAGGGTGAGTTTATTATTGATTACCAAGACTTAAACGGGAGAAAACACTTGCTTAATGTTTTACTAAGTTATCGAATACGCTATTAACGATTTTTCGTTGTTCTAGTACTGCCGCATAGCAAGGCAAGCCGTCGCTTTCTTTGTGAACGAAGTGATGAAGAGCCAAGAGGACTCACTCAGGAGTTACTCTCTCTCTTGACTTTGCTTGCCTCTTCTTTCGATTATCTTTTGGTCAGATATCGTCGTGTTTTATAACAGGAGAGCTTCCCGCAGAGTTTCTGTGTCACAGAGAGCGAGACATGGACCCCCAGAAGGACCTGCAGCCGCCTAAACAGCAGCCCATGATCTACATCTGCGGAGGTGATTAACTGCGCAGCCGCAGAGTCCACCATCCGCCTAGGCTAAGGctgccctctcctctcctctcctctcctcgaCCTCCATCTCCATGAGTCGTGGTAAAACGTGCAAGGTGTGAagcagtgtgttgtgtgtttgcagaATGCCACACAGAGAATGAGATCAAGGCCAGGGATCCCATCAGATGCAGGGAGTGTGGCTACAGGATCATGTATAAGAAGAGGACTAAGAGATGTATCCTTTCTGTTGCCATGGGAGCTCACACATCTGT
This genomic interval from Scleropages formosus chromosome 23, fSclFor1.1, whole genome shotgun sequence contains the following:
- the polr2k gene encoding DNA-directed RNA polymerases I, II, and III subunit RPABC4, which gives rise to MDPQKDLQPPKQQPMIYICGECHTENEIKARDPIRCRECGYRIMYKKRTKRLVVFDAR